TGATTACTATCGTGGATATACTTGGAGTCTTGACTACATAAGAGATGAAACTCTGGCAGAAATGGGAGTAAATAAAAACTGCTAGATGGGTATTGCCACCATTAAAATTAAGCTACTTCAGTCAGCTCAATTTTGCTCGCAATCAGGCAATTTTAGCAGGTTGCATTGGGGCGATCGCCTATTCTCTTCGCTGGTGGGCACTGCCCACCCTACTGTGGCTGAGAAAAGCGCATCGGGAGAGCGGCGTAGGGAAGGAAATTTGTGGCAGCGGCGCTATTGGGAAAGCTGCATTCGAAATGAGCAGGATTTTGTGAGCCATTGTGAGTATATTCACAACAACCCGGTAAAGCATGGGCTGGTAGAGTGCCCAACGGATTGGGTGTTTTCAAGTGTGCATCGGTATTTGTGGGAGGAGCGGTAGATACTCTGAGTGGTGCATTGCTGCGCGAATGCACCCTACAAGCTTGTTGGCATTTGCCTGACGGCAACCCGGTTCAGGCATCATAAGCGCCCTTATTACCTCAGATCGCTCTCACAGGCGAAAGGATGCAGAGCCATAGCGCTAAAATGGGAAACTGCGTTGTTGCTACTCCCAAAGCCCAAACCTATGGCCGGTTCTGCTCGTCAATATCACATCACCACCTTCGGCTGCCAGATGAACAAGGCCGACTCCGAGCGCATGGCCGGCATTCTCGACACCATGGGCCTCACCTGGACCGACGACCCCTACGATGCTGACGTGGTGCTCTACAACACCTGCACCATTCGCGACAACGCCGAGCAAAAAGTCTACTCCTACCTGGGTCGTCAGGCCAGACGCAAGCACGAAAACCCCGACCTGACGCTAATTGTGGCTGGGTGCGTCGCCCAGCAAGAAGGCGAAGCTCTGCTGCGCCGGGTGCCCGAACTCGACCTGGTGATGGGGCCACAGCACGCCAACCGCCTGCAAGACCTGCTCGAGCAGGTGTTCGACGGCAACCAAGTCGTCGCCACCGAAGAGGTGGACATCATGGAAGACATTACCAAGCCCCGGCGCGACAGCACCATCACTGCTTGGGTGAATGTAATCTACGGCTGCAACGAGCGCTGCACCTACTGCGTTGTGCCGGGGGTACGCGGCATCGAGCAGTCGCGCACGCCAGAGGCCATCCGCGCCGAGATGGAGGAACTAGGCCGCCAGGGCTTTAAAGAAGTGACTCTGCTAGGGCAAAACATCGACGCCTACGGCCGCGACCTGCCCGGCTCTACCGCCGACGGGCGGCACCAGCACACCTTCACCGACCTGCTGTATTTCGTCCACGATGTGCCCGGCATTGAGCGCATTCGCTTTGCCACCAGCCACCCCCGCTACTTTACCGAGCGACTAATTCGCGCCTGCGCTGAGCTGCCCAAGGTGTGCGAACACTTCCACATTCCCTTTCAGTCGGGCGACAACGACGTGCTGAAGGCGATGGCGCGAGGCTACACCCACGAAAAATATCGCCGCATTATCGACACCGTGCGCCGCTATCTGCCCGACGCTGCCCTCAGTGCCGATGCGATCGTCGGCTTCCCCGGCGAAACCGAAGAACAGTTTCAGCGCACCATGGATTTGGTCAACGACATCGCCTTTGACCAGCTCAATACGGCGGCCTATTCGCCCCGCCCCGGCACCCCCGCCGCCCTATGGGAAAACCAGCTCTCTGAAGAGGTGAAGGCCGATCGCCTCCAGCGGCTCAATCATTTGGTGAATACGAAGGCGGCGGAGCGATCGCAGCGCTACGCAGGCCGCACCGAAGAAGTGCTAGTCGAAGCCGCCAACCCTAAAAACCCCACCCAGGTGATGGGTCGCACTCGCGGCAACCGCCTCGCCTTCTTCCCCGGCGATATTGCACTGCTGAAGGGCGAACTCGTGCCAGTCAAGATCACCGAAGTGCGCCCCTTTAGCCTGACGGGAGAACCCCTACGGGTGGCTGCGATCGCAGGCTAATCACTTTCGAGGGTTTGTCTAAGAGCAATCGAGGACACCATAATTTGCTAAGCGCAGGGGCTAGTGCTGCTGCGCTGCGTTCTCGTGCGATCGCTGTTTTAGCCCAATTATTGGGATTTCAGGCATAGAGGACGCGATCGCCCAATGCGGCTCGCCCAAGAGTCTCTAATTTCTGTGCCTTTAGCTACATTTCTGTGACCATGTCAGCAAAATATGACAAAATACTTCCAGAGTATTTTTGCTTATCGACTGCGTTGAGCATTTAGGCGGTTAAGGGCTAACAGCGGCACCACTATGAGACAGCTTAACTATCGACCTGCACCTCGAACCCTGAGGCTGTTGCGCCCCTCATCCCATCAGCCCCGGTTCACCCACGGGCAAATTTTGACTTCCTACCTGTGCAGCTTTGTGGGTATTGCCGTTTTGGCCTACCTCACGGTCTACACCGGCTATCCTTTAATCGCCGCTCCCTTTGGGGCTACGGCGGTGCTGGTGTTTGCCGTGCCCGAAAGCCCCCTAGCCCAGCCTCGCAACGTGATTGGCGGATGCGTGGTCGGGGGAGTAGTCTGCGTTGCCTGCGTCAGTCTCTTTGGCACTGCGCCCTGGGTGATGGCCCTAGCGGTGGCCACCGCCATTCAGCTGATGCAGCTCACCCACACCCTGCATCCCCCCGGAGGCGCTGTTGCCCTGGTGGGCGTCATGAGCAATGCCTCTTGGGATTTTGTCTTTACCCCCGTGTTGACTGGGGCGGTTTTGCTAGTGCTCTGCACGGTAGCCTTTAGCCGCTGGATTCCCGGCCGCCCTTACCCAAAACATTGGCTGTAAAGCACTTATCTATCATGCTCTAAACAAAGCTCACTGTAAGTTATTTGGTTGAGACATTTCTCTTGGAAACATTCAAACGTTTGAATGTTATTAGAGGTAGTTTCAATAGTTCAAAAGTCCCCGCACCTACCCTATGGGAAGCAAGCTCCACCCCCAGCCTCTCTCCTCTTTGGGAGAGGGGAGCCGCAACCAAACTTCAAAGTCCTTCTCCCAGCTTGGGAGAGGAATTTAGGGAGAGGGCTAGATTACGGCAAGAAAGCGTGTTTGTAGTCTACTGAATTTAAGCAGTGGGTGCCTCAGGGGCATAAAACGCCAGGTAGGTTGTGCCGTAGTGCTTTTGACGCACCAACTCCAACCCAGGAACAGCGATCGGAACCCAGGCATCGGGTCGATGCTCCACAGCAATTTCCCCCGTAGGCTGAAGCAGATTTAGGCTCGCTACCCGTTCCAGAACAGGCAGGTACAGCTCGCTGTCGTAGGGCGGGTCGAAGTAAATGCAGTCGAAGGGTTGCCCGTGCAGCCGTGATAGCTGCTTCACCACATCGCCGCGAAACAGGCTGAAAGTTTGGTCGGGCTGAGCCACTTTTTGCCAGTTTTCGCGGGTAATGGTGTAGGCCTCGGGCGACTTCTCAATCCCTACCACTTCTGCCGCACCGCGACACAGTGCCTCGGCCCCCATCGCACCGCTGCCCGTGCACAGATCGAGCCAGCGGCAGTCGGTAATGCGCCCCTGCCAGATGTTGAACAGTGCCTCGCGCACCCGCGCCGAAGTGGGGCGGGTGTCTAGACCGGGAAGGGTTTTAAGGGCGCGATTGCCGTAGATGCGCAGCATGGGCTAGGCCACAGCCATAGGGGTTTGGGCTTTGACCAGGGCAACGAAGTTAGCCAGCATAACCAGGCCAGCGGGGGCAGACTTTTCGGGGTGATACTGCATAGCGAGGATGTTGTCTTGGGCGATCGCCGCCGTCACGGTTTGACTGCCGTGGGTTGTCGTCGCCGCATTCACCGCCGGGTCGCTCGGTTCAGCATAGTAGGAGTGCACAAAGTACACCCAGTCGCCATCGCTTACCCCCTGCCACAGGGGGCACTGGGGCTGTGTCAGCGTCAGCTGATTCCAGCCCATGTGGGGGATAGCAATGTCTGGCTCTTTCTGAAATTTCTTAATGCGTCCGGGAATGATGCCCAGCCCTGGCTCTACCCCTTCGTCGCTGCCGTCGAACAGCAGCTGTAGGCCCAGACAGATGCCAAGGAAAGGTTTGCCCGATGCGATCGCCGCTTTGATCGGCTCCACCAGCCCCTTCTCTCGCAGGTGCCGCATCGCTGGGTCAAAGGCCCCATCACCGGGCAGTACTAGAGCATCGGCCGCCTCTAGATCGGCCACCACGTCAGTGATCTGCGGTGTCGCCCCCGCCAGTGCCAAACCTTTGCAGGCCGAGTGCAGGTTGCCCATGTCGTAATCAATCACGGCAATATTAGCCATACATGCTCCTGCGCTCTGGCGTCGGGGTTTCTACAGACTCTATCCTACCTGGGGATGGGTAAGGGGTGGATGAGTAGAGGGTGGATGGGTAGGGGGTGGGGGGAAAGTTTTAAGGGTTGAGTTTGAATGCTTTCTGTACATGCAAAACTCAACCCTTAAGATTCAAAACTAGCTTATTACTCTGCCACTCCCTTATCTTCCCCACCTCCCTCACCCCTCCCATGCTCCTCACCACCTTCGCTCCCTGGCGGGCCCACCAGCCTTCCAACGCCGCCGATGATCTGGTTGCTTATCTGCAACAGCAGCAGCAGATTCCTCCCGGCACCACTGTGCTGCGCCACATCCCGGTCAGTTTTGAGCTGGCCCCCATTCGAGTGATGGCTAAGCTGGTCGAACTGCGATCGCCGATGGTGGTGTGCTGCGGCATGGCCGAGGGTCGTAGCCACCTGCACTTGGAGCGCTACGGTAAAGGCAAGGATATAGCGCTAGAAAGCTCTCTGCCGTTGGCGGAGCTGCTAGTCAACACCCACCTCAGCGGCATTAGCGACGACGCGGGTACCTACGTCTGCAACCACCTGTATTACCGGCTACTGGAGGCGATCGCCCAGCATCGCTGGCCCGTCCAAGCCCTCTTTGTCCACATTCCACCCCTGAGCCCGGCAACGCGCCCTATATTTGCCCACGACCTGGCTCTCATACTAAAACGGCTGGCCGTATTGGCCAGCCGTTCTGCGTAGGATGAGGTGAGCAATTAGTTCACGGTAGTTTGAAAGCGGATTAGCCCCACCTGGTTGGCGTTTACCGGCCCTACCGTTACCACCACGGCGCCGTTATTTTGGTTGGCACCACAGACTGCGGGCAGGGCCGCTCCTGGCGGGAAGAAGGTGCCAGGGTCGCCGTCGTCGGCGCTGGTGTAGGTGACTGCTGGCCCCGGCGGACTAGAGGATGCGATCGCCTCAATGCCCAACCCCGGCCCGTAGCCGTCGGGGTTAAAGGTCGTCCCCGCTGGAATTTGGTCGCACACCACTACGCCGGTGACGCCAATGGTGTCGGTATTGGTCAAATAAATGGTGTACTCAATACCATTACCGGTCTGCACAGGCGGGTCGGCAATGGTAATTTGCCCCTGGCCCAGGTTGTTGTTGCGGAGTAGATCAATATCGCGGCCGGCGCCCAAAACTTGGCTAAAGTCGGGCAGAGTCGCCGGCCCCAGCAGGTCGGTAACCCGCTTCACTAGCGAGAAACCCCCGGTTCGTCGAATCAGACCAAACCCCCCGGCAATTAGGTCAAGACCGCCGACTGCATTAGCTCCCGTAGTGTTAGTAGGAAAAACAGTCGTGTCGAAGAAATTGACCAGCTGTGCACCTGACCCATTCACGTCAACGGCAAACAACGAATACCCAAAAATAGGATTTGCGTTGTCAGGGGCCGTCACTAAAGAATTGATGGGGAAAAAGATACCCCGCACCGGCTGAGCCCCTACCACGTGAGACGGCCTAAACAACGGTGGCGTAGAATCGTTTAGATCGTCCCACCGCATCACGGCCGATGCTACCTGGACGTCGTTGCTGGCCCCCCAGTTCGCGGTAGAAATATTAATTAGAGGGCCATAGGCCGCTGGAGCCCCATTCCCGTCTAGAGCCGTGATCGCTGCAATTTTAAAGGCGTCATTACCGCCCCGCTCCAAAATCAAAAACCCTACATTCCCTTGGTCGGCAACGGGAACCAAGATGCCGGGAGCCGTGATGATGTAGTCGATTCTCTCAATGTTGTTGGCGGTCTCCTGGCCATTTTGCTCAGGAGCCACCTCCGGTACATTGTTGAAAACGTTGTCAATACCCCGGTTGATGATATTGCTCAGCATGGCCTCTTC
This window of the Nodosilinea sp. FACHB-141 genome carries:
- a CDS encoding DUF11 domain-containing protein, translating into MTLLPWVVRSAGLMAGVALALATVLGGAAPAFAQLAPPVGVDQLIFTEQLATPSPFPDTPYTTPCDPNSFNGCDDPQAVTDLTFGAENNVVLNAVIAAGTRFEPATDLLPPVGLAQQIVFRRNVDADLPNRQLLFFEQTTVTPDALTLAPGQVAGIEEAMLSNIINRGIDNVFNNVPEVAPEQNGQETANNIERIDYIITAPGILVPVADQGNVGFLILERGGNDAFKIAAITALDGNGAPAAYGPLINISTANWGASNDVQVASAVMRWDDLNDSTPPLFRPSHVVGAQPVRGIFFPINSLVTAPDNANPIFGYSLFAVDVNGSGAQLVNFFDTTVFPTNTTGANAVGGLDLIAGGFGLIRRTGGFSLVKRVTDLLGPATLPDFSQVLGAGRDIDLLRNNNLGQGQITIADPPVQTGNGIEYTIYLTNTDTIGVTGVVVCDQIPAGTTFNPDGYGPGLGIEAIASSSPPGPAVTYTSADDGDPGTFFPPGAALPAVCGANQNNGAVVVTVGPVNANQVGLIRFQTTVN
- the rsmD gene encoding 16S rRNA (guanine(966)-N(2))-methyltransferase RsmD; this encodes MLRIYGNRALKTLPGLDTRPTSARVREALFNIWQGRITDCRWLDLCTGSGAMGAEALCRGAAEVVGIEKSPEAYTITRENWQKVAQPDQTFSLFRGDVVKQLSRLHGQPFDCIYFDPPYDSELYLPVLERVASLNLLQPTGEIAVEHRPDAWVPIAVPGLELVRQKHYGTTYLAFYAPEAPTA
- a CDS encoding peptidase C15, whose amino-acid sequence is MLLTTFAPWRAHQPSNAADDLVAYLQQQQQIPPGTTVLRHIPVSFELAPIRVMAKLVELRSPMVVCCGMAEGRSHLHLERYGKGKDIALESSLPLAELLVNTHLSGISDDAGTYVCNHLYYRLLEAIAQHRWPVQALFVHIPPLSPATRPIFAHDLALILKRLAVLASRSA
- a CDS encoding HPP family protein, coding for MRQLNYRPAPRTLRLLRPSSHQPRFTHGQILTSYLCSFVGIAVLAYLTVYTGYPLIAAPFGATAVLVFAVPESPLAQPRNVIGGCVVGGVVCVACVSLFGTAPWVMALAVATAIQLMQLTHTLHPPGGAVALVGVMSNASWDFVFTPVLTGAVLLVLCTVAFSRWIPGRPYPKHWL
- the miaB gene encoding tRNA (N6-isopentenyl adenosine(37)-C2)-methylthiotransferase MiaB translates to MAGSARQYHITTFGCQMNKADSERMAGILDTMGLTWTDDPYDADVVLYNTCTIRDNAEQKVYSYLGRQARRKHENPDLTLIVAGCVAQQEGEALLRRVPELDLVMGPQHANRLQDLLEQVFDGNQVVATEEVDIMEDITKPRRDSTITAWVNVIYGCNERCTYCVVPGVRGIEQSRTPEAIRAEMEELGRQGFKEVTLLGQNIDAYGRDLPGSTADGRHQHTFTDLLYFVHDVPGIERIRFATSHPRYFTERLIRACAELPKVCEHFHIPFQSGDNDVLKAMARGYTHEKYRRIIDTVRRYLPDAALSADAIVGFPGETEEQFQRTMDLVNDIAFDQLNTAAYSPRPGTPAALWENQLSEEVKADRLQRLNHLVNTKAAERSQRYAGRTEEVLVEAANPKNPTQVMGRTRGNRLAFFPGDIALLKGELVPVKITEVRPFSLTGEPLRVAAIAG
- the hisH gene encoding imidazole glycerol phosphate synthase subunit HisH is translated as MANIAVIDYDMGNLHSACKGLALAGATPQITDVVADLEAADALVLPGDGAFDPAMRHLREKGLVEPIKAAIASGKPFLGICLGLQLLFDGSDEGVEPGLGIIPGRIKKFQKEPDIAIPHMGWNQLTLTQPQCPLWQGVSDGDWVYFVHSYYAEPSDPAVNAATTTHGSQTVTAAIAQDNILAMQYHPEKSAPAGLVMLANFVALVKAQTPMAVA